Within the Glycine soja cultivar W05 chromosome 3, ASM419377v2, whole genome shotgun sequence genome, the region taattttggtccaaattttattaaaatgtttattttaatcaatGCCATCAATAATGATGTAATAAGCCAAATGTCACATCAATGTTAGCACGTgtgtgaaaattttaattttaatatatttttatatctttattatttatccaacttttttcttaaattagaaAGACGTCTGTGCTGATGCACAGACTCATATTCCTATTTGAGTATTGATAAATGTAAATTATGACTACATGTATACAGtttgataattttgtttattgggATGATAATAATGTTGAAgtattgatagaaaaaaaatatattaatttaagtatGTATTTGAAACTAACCTCATTGTATTGTAGAATGCTTTTGATGGTCTTGGTGTGATTATCATTAGTAATATGTTGATATAGTGAATGCGAGGTTGGACAATGAACaaaaatgaatgaattgattgcATATGTTGATAAGGTGAGTGAATATTTAAAAATCCCAAGTAGGAATTTGCTACTATATGCATCAATACTAACCTGAAAAGGGGTGAATTGAAATGAATATGCATTAGTGGGTGTGATTCCATAACAAATtttgatcatttgtgttgttgtTGATCTCATGCAAtagtaaagaaataaaagtattatatcaaattaaattgagAACTGAAGATAATGAAATTGCAATAGAGTGTTGATGTTGAACAAAGTATAAGTAacagtaaagtaaaaaaaaacgtactatattgtaattatatgattagaaattgataaattgaaaatgaaatcaacaaataatgttttgatagaaaataaatttgattaatgATAATGCATATGTAGAAATAAGAATTTGGGAAGCATACTGTGTTTATAAGTTTGCAAATATTTCTTTGTATACTACATTAATGATAGTATTTTTTGAAGTGTCTTGATTATCATGAATAAGAATATGGAGTCCTTTTTTGCTTTAAACTTGTGAAAATGCAACATATAGTTGGTCATGAGAAAAAATTGGGTTTGACAAATACAATCCTACAAGTGCCAACGACTGTCCCTGAGATTTTTTAATGGTCATTGCAAATGAAACCATGAATGGAAAGTGTCTTTTAATTAGTTTGAATGACCATGGAGAATCAGAAGGAGACAAATTCATTCTTGATATGTATGTCCTATGACCTACATTGGGTCCAGTAATAATCTCTGCTTCAATCACATTTGAACCAAGTCTTGTCACAATAAGCCTAGTTCCGTTGCATAACCCATCAACATTGTCCAAATTCCATAGTAGTATGATGGGAGTACCAACCTTGATTTTGAGCTTGTGATTAGGTATTCCTAATGTTTCCAATGAGTTTAGAAATTCAGGTGTTAGTACTCCGAAAGCAGGACTTAGTAGTTCATCAGATTTATCAATACTATCAGCACTACAATATTCTTTTTCCTCACTGGGAATCAAAGATAGGACATAGTCATTTATTTTGTCAACAACATGTTTCATAGAGGCTAGAACATCTCTTTTTTGCAAGAAATCTCTGTTGCTATAGTTATTTAATAAATCAGGATATGTTGCTTGAACAATTGCCTTGATAGGATCTTGAAAGTCCTTGATAAGAAACTCATCTCCGTTGCTTGAACAATAGTTTGAGGTCATCACAGTTGGTATGGGCAGCAGGATTGGATTGCAATTGCATGGTTTTTGTCAGCTTAAGAATCTGACAATGGTCCCAAATGTATGATGCATTTAGACTTGCATAGACAATATCAAAGCGATTATCTCTTGGCACAACATGTAGTATTTGACAGAAATCACCACAAAAAATAATGACCTTTCCTCCAAAAGATTTATCGTTGTGCATGATGTCTTTTAAGCTCTTGTCAAGTGCCTCAATATTGTACCTGTGACACATTGGAGTTTTATCCCAAATTATTAGTTTTGAGATGTGCAACAATTAAACCAAGTTACTCCCCTAGTGAATGTTGCATGTATAATTTTGTGTTGCAGGCACTGGGATAACAAACTTGAAATGTGTTGTTCTACCTCCGGGCAACAATATTGAAGCAATCACACTTGAAGTCACTGTTAAAACAATCCCACTTGCATgtatttatttctaattatctttttcttttcaatttttaaaattttaagtctATCCTTGTTTAAACGATGTATCGACAATATAGGATTATTGGAGTCATATACTTGGaccaacaatttatttattaaaaaaatgaatggaaATGACTTATaaactttaataattttactCTTCTCAGttataattgaataaatgaatatattgggcataaattatattgttatttaatcacaaaattatcatatatgataaatttattaatttttataataattattttataggttatactaaaaaaattatgattgattaataatagaaaaactttgaagagaaatcaaacttttgaataaactttcatataaaatttcttatacGACTTAAATTGTTGCatctattatataaaatttcttatacCACTAAAACCTGTTGtatctattattatattatagtttGTAAGGATAAGGAGGTCATCGCGTGGTGGTAGAAGGGCTAGGAAATTAGAAGATCTCCACAAACTAtactatttaatatatttatatattcttttaagaTGAATGAAAATGACTTATAAACTACTTGTTGTAtctatcatataaaattattatatttggtATTTGGGTTTGAATAAGGAGGTCATCCCCATGGTATATGAATGTCTTGTTAGAAGGTCTCATCAAACTATattcttttacatatatatctATGTATTCTTTTAAAGTGaatgaaaataacttataaattttgatagttTTATCCTCTCcaactataatttaataaataaataatatgtgtacaaattatattattatttaattataaaattatcatatatgataaatttattaatttttatagtaagtatattgaaaaaaaatattaaattttataataattattttataagttatgttgacaaattttatgattgattaatgatataaaaatgtttacataaattaatcttttaaataaactttcatataaaatttataatattatgaaaattgatgtatctattattatattttaagacaaaattaaacatattttttattcaatatattttaaaagcaaaaaagtTGATAGGGTGCAAAGTGTTTGTAAGGAAAAGAGCGTGTAGAGTGGAGAGTGCATAGCGATGACGATAGAGAGCAGGCTATGGTAGAAGAAGCGTCGTAGCAGAAGTAGCATTCAATGCGACAATATAAAAACTAATGTGTCATCATCATTACTCacatatttccaaaaaaaagttttagtTAGGAGAACCCATACAACATTACCTTACCATATCACCTCTCTCTTTCTCAATACGTATTTGgtttagaaatagaaataaaaaaaataaaaggttaattttttaaaatcaaaactcTCATTTTATCCCTTGATCAAGTCAGgtatcaataatataaaatatttgttttgatcATTTAACCTATCTatactttttatatgtttaaaatgaTGGTTTTGCTAGGCTACTcttctatatatttatatactttttatatatttactactgttatatatatatatatatatatatatatatatatactaaaaataaatttttgaaaatttgaatgactaataaaaaaatttgaaggaatttttaaatataattaacaaattttaaaaaaatatttaagccttaaaaaattaatcagtactactaaaatatataacaaaagaaaatatctatatccatataaaattatataaaggaATATAgagaatatgaaaaaatatagtcTTGAATATATCCCAAcatattgtttttaaattttatgaaatagtGTTGAATTAAAGCGAAAAATTTGTAATTGCTTAAAATAGTTGATTTAAGAGATTTGTTATATATGGTAGCGTTGGATGCAAAACAATGGTGAGTGTGAAacaataatttgtaattgagATGTTTCAGGAATATgctcaatttaaattatgatagtgAAATGAAAGGAAAACGTGGGATGCAAATGAAAAGctaagggtgtgtttgatttgtatttttattttctattttcattttctgaaaactattttcatttttaaaagattagaactctggaaacatgtttggtttgactttttttttattttcatgaaataaaaatactgatatattgatttcttgtctttttgtatttttagatttgcttaaaattatatttattaccaccacaatttcattttacccaaaaagagatttttgttttcaattgaaaacactgaaaatgaaattttattgttttcattttctgattgTTTCCTGTctttattttcactgaaaatgttttcagaaatccaaccaaacacatttttatcaccattttctgttttcagtgaaaatgaaaacagaaaacaatgaAACCAAACACTCCTAAAAGTTTCAGCCACCCTTATCCACTCCTTCGTTTCAACCACCCTTATATGAACATCAAACTTCATCCACAGTAGATAAAAACAAAAGCTGATATCAAATAACTATATCTCTCAATTGGTTCTTCAAAGATGAACTTGTCACCAAAATGTACGACCTGCTTACAATACATCACTCCTGCATATGTTATCCTTGCATAGGTTATCTtcgattaaaattataaagtctGTCTAACCTCAGAATCCTTTTAGAGAGGTATTAGAGCAGCAAGTAGTGACTTTGGATTAGGACACTCTCGTGGTTCAGAGTGCAAACATCATGAAGGTAGACACAATAATTCAGTCCAATCAACATTTGTAAGCTATCCATCTAAGCAAGAGTTTGATAGCATCTGAAGGTTCTTGTCTCTACTCAAAGTCAATTCAGATGTTATACTAATATGTGcaaatttttaatcataaaaaaagatGGATGAGAATAGACACTTACCCATggtttcttgtttcttgttgCTTGTAGAAAACATCTTGATTCCTTAAATGAAAAACATCAAGAAATCCATTGTACCCCAAAAacgaaaatgaagaaaatttttaaaaaaatatgaaatagttGTAACAAATCTGCAATGCGTGAGAGATATCCTATATTGACACATCTGTGAGGAAGGAACTTGAGAATAGTGTAAAATCACATgttcttaaatttatttgacaTATGTAATTATTGGAATAAAGTATCGAGCATTCATAATGTTACTTTATGCTCAGCATTTTAGTCCTAACAAAATAACACAAAAACTACTCCCACACAAACTCAATGATGAAAAACACTTAATGCCAAATTGCAAATAAAGCCAACACCACCACTACTAAAATTTTCCCTTCATAATAGACTTAACTGAGCACCAACAACATTGAGAAAGAATAATTGCAAGTATAagtgtatttttaattagttcataGAGCTATAAATCATATAAGAAATTTAGAGTacactcataattttataattttatttttcttaaattaaacaaaagacacattatcaatatattttgacCTTTTTTTTGTATCATACAATATGTGcaaatttttaatcataaaaaaagatGGATGAGAATAGACACTTACCCATGGTTTCTTGTTGCTTGTAGAAAACATCTTGATTCCTTAAATGAAAAACATCAAGAAATCCATTGTACCCCAAAAacgaaaatgaagaaattttttaaaaaaatatgaaatagttGTAACAAATCTGCAATGCGTGAAAGATATCCTATATTGACACATCTGTGAGGAAGGAACTTGAGAATAGTGTAAAATCACATgttcttaaatttatttgacaTATGTAATTATTGGAATAAAGTTTCGAGCATTCATAATGTCACTTTATGTTGAGTATTTTAGTCCTAACAAAATAACACAATAATTACTCCTACACAAactcaataatgaaaaatacttAATGCCAAATTGCAAATAAATCCAACACCACCACTACTCAAATTTTCCCTTCATAACAGACTCGGCTGAGCACCAACAACATTGAGAAAGAATAATTGCAAGTAGAagtgtatttttaattagttcatGTAGCTATAAATCATGTAAGAAATTTAGAGTacactcataattttataattttatttttcttaaattaaacaaaagacacattatcaatatattttgacCTTTTGTTGTATTATACAATATGTGCagatttttaatcataaaaaagatGGATGAGAATAGACATTTACCCATGGCTTCTTGCTTCTTGTAGAAAACATCTTGATTCCTTATATGAAAAACAACAAGAAATCCATTATACCCCAAAAACGAAAATgacgaaaattaaaaaaaagtgaaatagttATAACAAAACTGCAATGCGTGAGAGATATCCTATATCAACACATTTGTGAGGAAGGAACTTGAgaatagtgtaattttttttacagagaAAATTGTAGCTTTGGTGTGTTTATGAACCGCTACTCATGGAGTTAAACCgtaaattaaagaaacaaagaaaaggaaCATGTATTCATGgaatttgagataaaaatcacaatttttgtgtgtttatgAACTGCTACTCATGGAGTTAAACGGTAAagtaaataaacaaagaaaacgAATCTGTACTCATAGAGTTTGGAGATAAAAATCGCAGCTTTGGTGTGTTTATGAACCGCTACTCATGGAGTTAAACTgtaaagtaaagaaacaaagaaaaaaaaacatgtactcGTGGAGtttgagataaaaattataGCTTTGGTGTGTTTATGAACCACTACTCATCGACTTAAACCgtaaagtaaagaaacaaagaaaacaaacctGCACTCATGgagttttgagataaaaatcgcaGCTTTGGTGTGTTTATGAACAACTACTCATGGAGTTAAACaataaagtaaagaaacaaagaaaaggaaCATCTACTCATGGagtttgagataaaaatcacaGTTTTTGTGTGTTTATGAACCGCTACTCATGGAGTTAAACCgtaaagtaaagaaacaaagaaaaaaaaaacatgtactcATGGAGTTTGATATAAAAATCACAGCTTTGGTGTGTTTATGAACCACTACTCATCGAGTTAAACCgtaaagtaaagaaacaaagaaaacaaacctGTACTCATGgagttttgagataaaaatcgtAGCTTTGGTGTGTTTATGAACAACTACTCATGGAATTAAACCCTaaagtaaagaaacaaagataAGGAACATTTACTCATGGagtttgagataaaaatcacaattttggtGTGTTTATGAACCGCTACTCATGGAGTTAAACCGTAAAGTAaagaacaaagaaaatgaaCCTGTACTCATGGAGctttgagataaaaatcgcaGCTTTAGTGTGTTCTTTCACCTTCTCTGCATACAAAAGTGATTcataaaaaatgcagaacatgcaaaaattaagccaatcatacaaaaAATTCTCACCGCaacaaaacattttgaaaaaacaaaaaaccaaaataaaatttaagtgaaaCATACGGATTTAAGCATCGAAAATGCATACAATGACAATACGATGTTAAAGTTCCTATACGAATCATACAcaatagaagtaaaaaaaaacgtAGAAGACGAGGAGGGAAATGAAAACTTACGAAGGCTTATGTGTATGCAACTATAgtggaaaatgaaaatgaaaaatggagaaaacaaggagaaaaaagaaaaccagTATCGGAAGCTGCTCAAAGACTAGTGGAATACCAAATGGCTATCTAACCCCATAACCCTTCCATGACCCTAGAGCTCATTGGAAATGCAAATACAATGGAAAGCCAATTGGAAATCGAAAAGCAAACAGTCACTTCAACAGCGCAATAAATGTCGTTGGAATGGTTAATGCATCGATAACCGTAGCGACAAGTAAGTAATATggccaaaattaataaatgcatCATGATAACAACATTTTTGGGCGGGAATTTGGGAGCATCACAGGCCGACACGTTAGCCCTGGCAATGCCAAGTCAGCATTGTCAGGACCTTGTTTGTATATTATAGATAGAAAATTACTTGTTTTTAGCCTTTATCTTCATAATATTCTGTTAAGTGATCCTCAGTACACTTGACCCAACCTATTCAAGAAATGCGATTGAAAGCGTGGCATGTACGTAGGTGGACATAGACTGATAGACATCACCACAATCAACTATTTCCTCGACAAAAAATTGAGCCTCCCAAACACTGAACTACGCTTCTGATAGCAATGCTAGGCTGGATGAAGATCAGAAAATGGGGAACAAGGCATTAGCTAGCAGCAGTAACAGGCCAAGAAGAGTCATAAGAAAACCCACATACCTGTAGGAGTATGTGTGAATCGTTGTATAAGAAATCCCAGTAATCTCATTAGTTCCCTCCCTTGTACAACAAATTGTAAAAGCTTCAGCTAGAATTCCATTTTGTATAAATTCGCAAACAACAAAGAAATAATAAGAAGTCTGACGTCTCAACTTAGCTCATATTGTAGTTTCCCCTTTTTTCTCTGATCCCAGTCCTCTATCAACTGGTCCGActtgccaccaccaccacatcCTCCAATCGCCACCGTTACAACCACCACATCCGCCATGCCTAAACACCACACGCACCAAGTTACCACAGATAAACTCGAAGAGGCTATCAGTCGCCTCAACATTGGCCAAAAAAACCTCGACAACAAAATCGAATCAATTCAGACCCTGCTAACTGCAAAATTTGATTCCCTCGTCGAGCGATTCTCCGCCATACCAGTACCTACACAATTGTCGTCGTCGTCACCCGTTCCACCTCCTCCACCAGCGCACCGCCACCACATGAAGCTCGACGTGCCACGCTTCGACGGCCAAAACACGCTTGGGTGGATATTCAAAATATCCCAATTCTTCGACTATCAAGGGATCCCGGACCACGAGCGTCTCATGGTTGTGTCTTTCTACATGGACGGACCGGTGCTGTCTTGGTACCAGTGGATGGCTCGAAATGGTTTCCTCCATTCCTGGTCGGCGATGTTGCAGGCGCTAGAATCGTGATTTGCTCCATCCTATTATGACGATCCACAGGGCACTTTGTTCAAGCTCCAGCAGATCGGCACCGTGAGTGAATACCTCACAGAATTCGAGAGACTCGCAAACAGGACTCTCGGCCTCCCCCCCTCATGTATGTTGAGCTGCTTTGTGTCTGGATTGATACCGAAGCTGCGCCGCAAGGTTCAGGCTCTCCGGCCACTCTCCTTACCCCAGGCGACTGAACTCGCGCGATTACAAGAAGATAAAATGATGGATTGCCGCCGTGGTAATCGTTCATCTTCCTTTCcactaaaccctaatttttcGCACAAAACACCATCACAATCCCTCACAGCCCCCCCCCTAAGATCCCACTCAAACGACTCACGACGGAAGAAATGGCGATCCATTGTGAGCAAGGGCTCTGTTACCAGTGCGATGGGAAATGGTCGCATGGTCCCTGATGCAAGCCACACTTACACATTCTCATCACGGGTGACGACCTCGACACTTCACCAGGTCCGTCAGCCCTCGAGTCACATCCTGGGTCCGAGAACGACACCACTCTGCCTCCATAAATTAACTTGAACGTCATGGAAGGTACCCTGGCGCCGCAGACCTTCCGCCTGCTAGGTTCTCTGCGCCACCACCAAGTGGTCATTCTAGTGGACGAAGGTAGCACGCACAACTTCATCTAATCGCGCGTGGCCAAGTTCCCCGCCCTGCCGTCAACTCCGACGTCAGCTCTGCGAGTCATGGTGGGCAATGGCCACACCCTCGATTGCAACATGATGTCGTTCCAGGTTCCgcttctgattcaaggccatgAGTTCACCCTTGATCTGTACCACTTACCTCTTTGTGGCGCAGATATTGTTTTGGGCGTCCAGTGGTTAAAGCTTTTGGGCCCAATTACTACCAACTACCAAACTTTGACCATGACCTTCATTCACATGGGCCAAAACATTACCCTTAGCGCAATCGCACCCTCCACTCCGTCCATAGCCTCAGCCCATCAAATAAAACGACTTGCCCAGACCCATAGCATCTCAGCTTTGTTTCATATCACCACCACCCCGCTTCCATCCTCACCTCCATCATTCTCTTCATCACCCTCTTTATCCCTTACAGAGAACACCTCCATCCCAACCCCGATAACCACTGTCCTGACTTGCTACCCGCACATTTTTGCAGAACCCACTCAATTGCCTCCTCCATGAAACATTCAACATCACATTCATCTTCTTCCCCAAACCACTCCCGTCAACGTCCGCCCTTATAGATATCCACACTTCCAGAA harbors:
- the LOC114404837 gene encoding uncharacterized protein LOC114404837; translation: MTSNYCSSNGDEFLIKDFQDPIKAIVQATYPDLLNNYSNRDFLQKRDVLASMKHVVDKINDYVLSLIPSEEKEYCSADSIDKSDELLSPAFGVLTPEFLNSLETLGIPNHKLKIKVGTPIILLWNLDNVDGLCNGTRLIVTRLGSNVIEAEIITGPNVGHRTYISRMNLSPSDSPWSFKLIKRHFPFMVSFAMTIKKSQGQSLALVGLYLSNPIFSHDQLYVAFSQV